The sequence TGCGTACGATGGAGCAGTGTCCGCGATGCACCCGGCGCAAGACACACAGGAGATAGAAGAAACCCttcaagaaattgaatcaGTTTCAAGAAAAATGGCAGGAATGGTATCAGATAAAGGTATATCGAAATGGACGGAAAGATTAGAtgtagaaaagaagaaatggggCGAGAGACGGCTAGACATGAAGAGTCTCAGCGAGGCCATATGAGTAGGGTGTGTAATGCATATATAAACATCAATCTCAGTATCAATGACTCCAACACGAACAATGCTAAAATATATAAGGAGAAAATGCGAATCCAACCAGACCAAAAATGAAGTTTCATATATATCCGTTTCATTTATCCATCATAACAAAGATGTTTACTCGTAAATTTCACTGACAATACCTGTACCGATTgtctttccaccttctcgCAAGGTGAATCGAGATCCAGGTTCAAGAGCGATATCGTGTACTAAGTCACCGATCATTTCTACGTTGTCTCCTGGCATAACGAGTTTCTCGTGAGCACCCTCGGTACCCTCGGGGAAAGTGAGAGAGACAGTGACATCTGTTGTTCGGATGAACAATTGTGGTCGGTAGTTGGCCATGAATGGAGTGTATCGgccaccttcttctttggtgagCACCTAGATCATCGCGAACGGATCAGTAAATTTTGCTTTCGAAATTCGATGGAAAAAAGCCGTATGTATGTGAAGAGACATCAGCACTCACATAAAGTTGAGCCTTGAACTTCTTGATACTCTTGATAGAAGCGGGTTGGACCAACACTTGTCCTCTTCGAACTTGCTCTCGCTTGATACCTCGCAAAAGCGCACCCATGTTGTCACCAGCCTCACCCCGCTCGAGTTCCTTGTGGAACATTTCTGCCAGTCAagtatcatcagctttgCGAGCAGAGCGTTTTtttcagctgactcaccaaTACCAGTAAGGGTAGTCTTGATAGATGGTCCCATACCAACGATCTCGACTTCTGAACCCTTGGTGATCGTACCTCGCTCTACTTTACCAGTAACGACTGTACCTCTACCAGAGATGGAGAACACATCCTCAACGTACATCAAGAAAGGTTTTTCGAGATCACCTGATACGCAAGTCAGCAATGCAGTTGCATTTAATGGTAGAACGTCTGAAAACGGGTGGCAACCGCTGAAGGAGCGACGCCAGGTAACCAGGGCATGATGGGATAACAGGGATGGAGGTAGATAGACGGGTACAAAGAGGAAGGGATGGAGGCAATCACTTACGAGGAGGAAGTTCCAACCATTCATCTGCTTTCTCCAtcaattccttgatcttctctgCTCCTCTCTCTGGATCTTTTCCTTCCAAAGCAGCTAAAGCTGTACCCATGACGATAGGAGTTTCCTCTCCCTCAAATCCGAATTCAGAAAGTAATTCtctcatttccatttctacGAGTTCGAGcatttcaggatcatcaacttgatctaCTTTGTTGATGAATACCACTAATCGTTTGATACCGACCTGTCGAGCGAGTAACAAATGTTCTCTGGTTTGAGGCATTTGTCCATCGGTGGCTGAAACCACAATAATGGCTCCGTCAAGTTGAGCAGCACCAGTAATCATGTTTTTGATATCTATCAATACACCACATGAGCTCACTTCTGATACACATTACGAGGTGAAAGGGGAAGGACGTACAATCGGCGTGACCGGGACAATCAATATGAGCATAATGTCGATTGGCAGTCTCATATTCAACGTGCTATTGTAGTGTTGTCAGAAGGGTGACCATCACTGAGTTTGGAAGAATCAAGGTACTCACAGCAGTAGAGATAGTGATACCTCGAGCCTTTTCCTCAGGAGCTTTATCGATTTGAGAGTAATCCATGaatttaccaccaccttgttcGGAAAGATATTTGGTGATAGCGGCGGTCAAAGTAGTTTTACCATGATCGACATGCTATAACAATTCCATTAGCCTTGCcaattctttctcttgatttATTTGAGTCTACTTACTCCGATGGTACCGATGCTGAATACATTCATCAGTATTTGTTATTGCTGTTCTGAGAATAGGAAAGcagaactcacttgaaatgGGGCTTCTTTCGACTGAATTTTCCGCCAGCTTCAGCA comes from Kwoniella shivajii chromosome 9, complete sequence and encodes:
- a CDS encoding translation elongation factor Tu, producing the protein MMRSAIQTRLSSALRTTEARTAVRPLAGPSVPLARTLVTKPLSTPRFRAVALCPRRLPTRGYAAEAGGKFSRKKPHFNIGTIGHVDHGKTTLTAAITKYLSEQGGGKFMDYSQIDKAPEEKARGITISTAHVEYETANRHYAHIDCPGHADYIKNMITGAAQLDGAIIVVSATDGQMPQTREHLLLARQVGIKRLVVFINKVDQVDDPEMLELVEMEMRELLSEFGFEGEETPIVMGTALAALEGKDPERGAEKIKELMEKADEWLELPPRDLEKPFLMYVEDVFSISGRGTVVTGKVERGTITKGSEVEIVGMGPSIKTTLTGIEMFHKELERGEAGDNMGALLRGIKREQVRRGQVLVQPASIKSIKKFKAQLYVLTKEEGGRYTPFMANYRPQLFIRTTDVTVSLTFPEGTEGAHEKLVMPGDNVEMIGDLVHDIALEPGSRFTLREGGKTIGTGIVSEIYE